From Halobacteriovorax sp. HLS, the proteins below share one genomic window:
- the pstB gene encoding phosphate ABC transporter ATP-binding protein PstB: MENIALSVKDLNVWYHDFHAVKGISVDYPQKTISAIIGPSGCGKSTYLRCLNRIHEEVPGAKAKGQIILEGRDILNNKVDPVELRQKIGMVFQKPNPFPAMSIFENVIIGLKLQGIKNKSTLMNVAENCLKKAALWDEVKDILSRPGTSLSGGQQQRLCIARALAVNPQVLLMDEPTSALDPIASAKIEELMTELKNDYTVIVVTHNMQQAARVADYTSFFVLGDLIEHDLSSNIFTNPKQQKTEDYITGRFG; this comes from the coding sequence ATGGAAAATATCGCTCTATCTGTAAAGGATTTAAATGTTTGGTATCATGACTTTCATGCAGTCAAAGGAATATCAGTTGATTATCCTCAAAAGACAATCTCAGCAATTATTGGACCATCTGGGTGCGGAAAGTCTACCTACCTGCGCTGCCTCAATCGAATTCATGAAGAAGTTCCTGGAGCAAAAGCAAAAGGACAAATCATTCTAGAAGGAAGAGATATTCTTAATAATAAGGTTGACCCAGTTGAATTGCGACAGAAAATAGGGATGGTATTTCAAAAGCCAAATCCATTTCCAGCAATGAGTATTTTTGAAAATGTTATTATTGGTTTAAAGCTACAAGGAATAAAGAATAAATCAACGCTAATGAATGTTGCTGAAAACTGCTTAAAGAAAGCCGCGCTCTGGGACGAGGTTAAAGATATTCTATCAAGACCAGGAACAAGTCTCTCAGGAGGACAGCAACAAAGGCTATGTATTGCTCGAGCTTTAGCAGTTAATCCACAAGTTTTATTAATGGATGAACCTACTTCAGCTTTAGATCCAATTGCTTCTGCAAAAATTGAAGAACTCATGACTGAGCTCAAAAATGATTACACTGTTATAGTTGTGACACACAATATGCAGCAAGCTGCAAGAGTTGCAGACTATACGAGCTTCTTTGTTCTAGGCGACTTAATTGAGCATGACTTAAGCTCGAATATTTTCACTAATCCAAAACAACAAAAAACAGAAGATTATATAACTGGACGATTTGGTTAA
- the phoU gene encoding phosphate signaling complex protein PhoU has translation MNITSEDLRDMALKMASVVETILDKSLKVETTKKEVFALENEINKYHTTIDDNVFKYIALKNPTAKDLRLALSVMKINSELERIGDQAVNIKRNLKKVSSALASIEGLSEDVKMMVKNSIDAFVKLDSKLATDVIQHDQEVNEQYRDIMAEFIKKMKSDTVNFDDGFYIIRVAKCLERIGDLTTNIAEDIIFLESGTDIRHNPDVKFGRRKEDKKAQANE, from the coding sequence ATGAATATTACAAGTGAAGACCTAAGAGATATGGCCTTAAAAATGGCATCTGTTGTAGAAACGATTCTAGACAAATCGCTAAAGGTTGAAACAACTAAAAAAGAAGTATTTGCTCTTGAAAATGAAATCAACAAGTACCATACAACTATTGATGACAATGTATTTAAATATATCGCTCTTAAAAATCCTACGGCCAAGGACCTCAGACTTGCCCTGTCTGTAATGAAAATAAACTCTGAACTAGAAAGAATTGGTGACCAAGCAGTCAACATCAAGAGAAACTTAAAAAAAGTTAGCTCTGCCCTAGCTTCAATTGAGGGACTTAGTGAAGATGTAAAAATGATGGTTAAAAATAGTATAGATGCCTTTGTTAAACTTGATTCTAAACTCGCGACAGATGTTATACAGCATGATCAAGAGGTTAATGAGCAATATAGAGATATAATGGCAGAATTTATTAAGAAGATGAAATCAGATACAGTTAACTTTGATGATGGTTTCTATATTATAAGAGTTGCAAAGTGTCTTGAAAGAATTGGAGATTTAACAACTAATATCGCAGAAGATATTATTTTTCTAGAATCAGGTACTGACATTAGACACAATCCCGATGTAAAATTTGGAAGACGTAAAGAAGACAAAAAGGCACAAGCGAATGAGTAA
- a CDS encoding response regulator transcription factor produces the protein MSKGHILVVEDEKDISDLIKLQLSSNGYKVTVIDNGSEAIELVQTHPSQRTDTTPIDLFVLDRMLPGINGQDICKFLRVFKHTKQSPILMVTALSSTEHIVEGLDAGADDYITKPFDISILLARVRSLLRRSDLLSSQGPNEDILSLGPVTLDKDQCKVSLKGSPIDLTLSEYKLMVAFLQQPGKVLTRNQLVEFIQDGPVHVTDRTIDTHIFGLRKKLNEYSDMIETIRGIGYRVKNDL, from the coding sequence ATGAGTAAAGGACATATTCTCGTTGTAGAAGACGAAAAAGACATCTCGGATCTAATCAAGCTTCAGCTAAGCTCTAATGGATATAAAGTAACTGTCATTGATAATGGTTCAGAAGCTATTGAGCTCGTTCAAACTCATCCGTCTCAACGAACGGATACAACTCCAATTGATTTATTTGTACTTGATAGAATGCTACCTGGTATCAACGGCCAAGATATTTGTAAATTCTTACGAGTTTTTAAACATACTAAGCAATCTCCTATTCTTATGGTCACAGCTTTATCTAGCACTGAGCATATTGTTGAAGGTCTTGATGCTGGAGCTGATGACTATATTACGAAGCCATTCGACATTAGTATTTTATTAGCGAGAGTAAGATCACTATTGCGTAGGTCAGATCTTTTGAGTTCGCAAGGCCCAAACGAAGATATTCTTTCATTAGGACCAGTCACATTAGACAAGGATCAATGCAAGGTATCCCTTAAAGGTAGCCCAATTGACTTAACTCTTAGTGAATATAAGCTCATGGTTGCTTTTTTACAGCAACCTGGAAAAGTCTTAACACGTAATCAACTAGTCGAGTTTATTCAAGATGGCCCTGTGCACGTAACAGATAGAACTATTGACACTCACATATTTGGCTTAAGAAAGAAGCTTAATGAGTACTCGGACATGATTGAAACAATTCGAGGAATTGGCTATAGAGTTAAGAATGATCTCTAA
- a CDS encoding ATP-binding protein — protein MISKSIYEKFLSTIPWRYFKKIAISQLFLMLFIVFTTAITSRYYIKVYITNQSKNQLIESIELIKHSLITQGIEPLKWCQSLKMNWKTRYTLIHSSGKVVCDNYLDIENLDNHLDRPEVQEALVKEVGTSIRYSESTNYDMIYGAGTISHPITKTFYIIRQSVPLSEISIAMKKLDRSIALFLIPLLLVSAFISLYTSIQVASPLKSLLKKISEFENLTITSKHFESSLTIDDEWHFVERTLDKAEDQLEKFIGELQLQNKKFSILMDSISDSILAIDKDGRVLFINKRYIKTFGNSHNKDAKDTKLVELTRSIEIQRIFNQCLSEKKVVKLRSVELRTTSSNAWFDLTTSPLIGENNEILGAVCSFNNISDRKLADQMREDFVTNVSHEVRTPLTAMKGYVQILSSQKELQSNELTKEALEKIEHNSNRLTVLFQEILNLSLIESLNKINKTEIIAEDISSQVLANLRLVHPQKSKKIETIINVEKLWADPNLLEQVLTNLIDNIYKYGNDNGLIRISWNKEASNIILIIEDDGPGIDSKHHGRVFERFYRVDSSRSSQLGGTGLGLSIVKHIIQKHQGDIKISSNSLGGTSFRVILPQKSPF, from the coding sequence ATGATCTCTAAATCAATTTACGAAAAATTCTTATCTACTATTCCATGGAGATATTTTAAAAAAATAGCAATCTCTCAATTATTTCTAATGCTATTTATTGTTTTCACTACTGCGATAACTTCTCGATACTACATTAAAGTTTATATAACAAATCAGTCTAAAAATCAGCTCATTGAATCAATTGAGCTCATCAAACACTCACTCATCACTCAAGGTATCGAGCCTTTAAAATGGTGCCAATCTCTGAAAATGAATTGGAAAACCAGATATACACTCATACACTCTTCAGGAAAAGTTGTATGCGATAATTACCTTGATATTGAAAACCTAGATAATCATCTAGATAGACCTGAAGTACAAGAAGCTCTTGTTAAAGAAGTTGGTACTTCAATTAGATATAGTGAAAGTACTAATTATGACATGATCTATGGTGCAGGAACGATTTCTCACCCTATCACTAAGACCTTTTACATTATTCGCCAATCTGTTCCCTTAAGTGAAATATCAATTGCGATGAAAAAGCTTGATCGCTCTATTGCACTCTTCCTTATTCCACTACTTTTAGTTTCGGCCTTTATTAGCCTTTATACATCAATTCAAGTTGCATCTCCTCTAAAGTCTTTACTTAAGAAGATTTCCGAATTCGAAAACTTAACTATTACCTCTAAACATTTTGAAAGCTCATTAACTATCGATGACGAGTGGCACTTTGTAGAAAGAACTTTAGATAAAGCTGAAGATCAACTTGAAAAATTTATTGGTGAACTGCAGCTACAAAATAAAAAGTTCTCTATTTTAATGGACTCAATATCAGACTCTATTTTAGCTATTGATAAAGATGGACGTGTTTTATTTATAAATAAGAGATATATCAAAACTTTTGGTAACTCCCATAATAAAGATGCTAAGGACACTAAACTTGTTGAACTTACGCGTTCTATAGAAATCCAAAGAATTTTCAATCAATGCTTAAGTGAGAAGAAAGTTGTAAAATTAAGAAGCGTCGAACTCAGAACAACTTCAAGTAATGCTTGGTTCGATCTAACAACAAGCCCACTTATTGGAGAAAATAATGAAATATTAGGGGCCGTTTGCAGCTTTAATAATATCTCCGATAGAAAACTTGCTGATCAAATGCGAGAAGACTTTGTAACAAACGTGTCACACGAGGTTAGAACTCCACTGACAGCGATGAAGGGCTATGTTCAAATATTGTCTTCACAAAAAGAGCTACAGAGTAATGAATTAACGAAAGAGGCCTTAGAGAAAATAGAACATAACTCAAATAGGCTCACTGTTTTATTTCAAGAGATTTTAAATCTATCCTTGATAGAATCTCTAAATAAAATAAATAAGACCGAAATAATTGCTGAAGATATAAGTTCACAAGTCCTCGCAAATCTTAGATTAGTGCATCCGCAAAAGTCTAAAAAAATTGAAACGATTATAAATGTTGAAAAACTATGGGCTGACCCAAATCTTCTAGAGCAGGTTCTTACGAACTTAATAGATAATATCTACAAGTACGGCAATGATAATGGCCTCATTAGAATTAGCTGGAATAAAGAAGCGTCTAATATCATTCTAATAATAGAAGACGATGGCCCTGGAATAGACTCTAAGCACCACGGCCGTGTTTTTGAACGATTCTATAGAGTTGACTCTTCTAGGTCGAGTCAGCTAGGTGGAACAGGACTTGGGCTTAGTATTGTTAAGCACATTATTCAAAAGCATCAGGGTGATATTAAAATCTCCTCAAATTCTCTTGGAGGAACTTCATTTAGAGTTATTCTTCCTCAAAAGAGCCCGTTTTAG
- a CDS encoding flagellin — MRINTNTNSMLALRNFQNVSTNQKNAQSKMASGDRIQSAAFDPSGLAISETMNATIRSQSQVKRNINDGVSLLQVAEGSLSELSNLGIRLRELAIQASSDTVNDEARVMADYEFRSLKEEIKRLTSSSKFNGNHILDGNSNYELQIGTNNDPFQDRIEYNLSKILDAKSNFGLDTIDLRTKTSAQNSISKVDKMMQQVGESRAKIGASQNRLESMFANLQVGQENLISAKSLIRDADMAKESAENVKGSIQKNATVMMMQTVNSNPSKVLKLLE; from the coding sequence ATGAGAATTAATACGAACACAAATTCAATGTTAGCTCTGAGAAATTTTCAGAACGTTAGCACAAACCAAAAGAATGCCCAAAGCAAAATGGCATCTGGTGATCGTATACAGTCTGCGGCCTTTGACCCTTCTGGTTTGGCCATTTCTGAGACAATGAACGCTACAATTCGTTCTCAGTCTCAAGTTAAAAGAAATATTAATGATGGAGTGTCATTACTTCAGGTGGCAGAAGGTTCTCTTAGTGAGTTATCAAATTTAGGTATCAGATTGAGAGAATTGGCCATTCAAGCTTCCTCAGATACTGTGAACGATGAAGCTAGAGTTATGGCAGACTACGAGTTTAGAAGCCTTAAAGAGGAGATTAAACGCTTAACATCTTCTAGCAAGTTTAATGGTAATCATATCTTAGATGGTAATAGTAATTATGAATTACAAATTGGAACGAATAATGATCCTTTCCAAGATAGAATTGAATATAATCTTTCAAAAATACTAGATGCTAAGTCGAACTTTGGTTTAGACACAATTGATTTAAGAACAAAGACTTCTGCTCAAAACTCTATTTCTAAAGTAGATAAAATGATGCAGCAGGTGGGAGAGTCTAGGGCAAAGATTGGAGCATCTCAAAATAGACTTGAGTCAATGTTTGCTAATCTACAAGTAGGTCAAGAAAATCTAATCAGTGCTAAGTCGCTAATTCGTGACGCTGATATGGCAAAGGAATCTGCTGAAAATGTAAAAGGTAGTATCCAAAAGAATGCTACAGTTATGATGATGCAGACAGTGAACTCAAATCCATCTAAAGTTTTAAAGTTGCTTGAATAA
- a CDS encoding HPF/RaiA family ribosome-associated protein → MKLAYQRLNNSEALNEFVKEKFSENSFFREKFSNVKVVFSKEAEMYKASLSFVANGKRFKLVGKASNAYASVAKVFLKAKNAFPKKMNNKRRLHSKRPMFSELAS, encoded by the coding sequence ATGAAATTAGCTTATCAACGTTTAAATAATTCTGAAGCTCTAAACGAATTTGTAAAAGAAAAATTTTCTGAAAATTCATTTTTTAGAGAAAAGTTTTCTAATGTTAAAGTTGTTTTCTCCAAAGAAGCTGAAATGTACAAAGCATCTCTTAGTTTTGTAGCTAATGGAAAAAGATTTAAACTAGTAGGAAAGGCAAGCAATGCATATGCGTCTGTTGCAAAAGTCTTCCTTAAAGCTAAGAATGCTTTCCCAAAGAAGATGAATAACAAAAGACGCCTTCATTCTAAAAGACCAATGTTCTCAGAGCTTGCAAGCTAG
- a CDS encoding CBS domain-containing protein gives MTPSPHTISAEQNLVFAQSKMNELGVRHLPVLRGGQLIGILSDRDIRFIESFDGMNPEEIDVEDACTYDPYIVDTNTSLKEVCQTMAEKKYGCTLVKENGKLAGIFTWIDALKVLSTLC, from the coding sequence ATGACTCCCTCACCACATACAATAAGTGCTGAGCAGAATCTAGTTTTTGCGCAAAGTAAAATGAATGAACTCGGCGTAAGACACCTACCGGTACTTAGAGGTGGTCAACTTATCGGAATATTGAGTGACAGAGACATCAGGTTTATTGAAAGTTTTGATGGTATGAATCCTGAAGAAATCGATGTGGAAGACGCATGTACTTACGATCCATATATAGTTGACACAAACACATCACTGAAAGAAGTTTGCCAAACAATGGCAGAAAAAAAGTATGGATGCACACTGGTAAAAGAAAATGGAAAGTTAGCTGGAATATTTACTTGGATTGATGCATTAAAAGTTCTCTCCACACTGTGTTAA
- the lipA gene encoding lipoyl synthase yields MSNTSPKRPAWLKVKAPTSKGYFEIKDMLKELNLVTVCQEALCPNMGECWEGGTATFMLMGDTCTRACRFCAVKTGNPKGVLDHDEPLKVGNAISKMNLNYVVLTSVDRDDLEDGGSDHFAKTIETIKENNQDMIVEVLTPDFSANKEQIARVIKAKPDVFAHNIETVEALTKRVRDRRSGYAQSLSVLKMVKEIDPTRYTKTSIMLGLGEKDEQVLQTLKDLRSVNCDVVTFGQYLSPTQRLARHLPIYEYVTPEKFSHWEKVAKEMGFLYVASGPLVRSSYKAGEYFLKGVIEKDRQKPDSNKFPSLADL; encoded by the coding sequence ATGTCTAACACGTCACCAAAAAGACCTGCCTGGTTAAAAGTAAAGGCCCCAACAAGTAAAGGCTATTTTGAAATCAAAGATATGCTCAAAGAGCTAAATCTTGTAACTGTTTGCCAAGAAGCTCTCTGCCCAAATATGGGAGAATGCTGGGAAGGTGGTACTGCTACTTTTATGCTCATGGGAGATACTTGCACTCGTGCCTGTAGATTCTGTGCAGTAAAAACTGGAAATCCAAAAGGAGTTCTTGATCATGATGAGCCCTTAAAGGTAGGAAATGCTATCTCTAAAATGAATCTAAACTATGTTGTCCTCACCTCTGTTGACAGAGATGACCTTGAAGATGGTGGATCAGATCATTTTGCTAAAACCATAGAAACCATCAAAGAAAATAATCAAGATATGATTGTTGAAGTTCTAACTCCAGACTTTAGTGCTAACAAAGAACAAATAGCCAGAGTAATCAAGGCCAAGCCAGATGTATTTGCTCACAATATCGAAACAGTCGAAGCTCTTACAAAAAGAGTGAGAGATAGAAGAAGTGGGTACGCCCAATCACTTAGTGTTTTAAAAATGGTAAAGGAAATAGACCCTACTAGATATACTAAAACATCTATCATGTTAGGACTTGGAGAAAAAGACGAACAAGTACTACAAACTCTAAAAGATCTTCGATCAGTAAATTGTGATGTCGTCACTTTTGGACAATATCTCTCTCCTACTCAAAGACTAGCTAGGCACTTGCCAATCTATGAATATGTAACGCCAGAGAAGTTTTCTCATTGGGAAAAAGTCGCCAAGGAGATGGGCTTTCTTTATGTTGCGTCGGGACCTTTGGTAAGAAGTTCTTATAAGGCCGGTGAATATTTCTTAAAAGGTGTCATTGAAAAAGACCGCCAGAAACCTGATTCAAATAAGTTTCCAAGTCTAGCCGATCTATAA
- the lipB gene encoding lipoyl(octanoyl) transferase LipB — protein sequence MEVINLGLIDYKEALDIQLNYLEEVLIGTRDEVLLICHHPSVVTLGKKSSMSDLTGWKGKTYEISRGGKATYHGPGQVVIYPILNLEKRMNDIYAYLRNLELAMVKTLEEFGVKEAKGDPDNTGVWIRDHKIASIGIAIKRWITYHGLAINIFYDKDAFKGINPCGLNVKVMTSLEEILGHKVERFTFEKQLSSNLLELLKI from the coding sequence ATGGAAGTTATTAACTTAGGTCTTATTGATTACAAAGAAGCACTTGATATTCAACTGAACTATCTAGAGGAAGTTTTGATAGGAACTCGTGATGAAGTATTACTTATCTGTCATCATCCAAGTGTTGTAACTTTAGGCAAGAAATCTTCAATGAGTGACCTCACAGGATGGAAAGGAAAAACTTACGAAATAAGCCGCGGTGGAAAGGCCACCTATCATGGGCCTGGCCAAGTAGTAATCTACCCTATTCTTAATCTTGAAAAAAGAATGAATGATATCTATGCTTACTTAAGAAACCTAGAACTTGCAATGGTAAAGACTCTTGAAGAGTTTGGTGTAAAAGAAGCCAAGGGCGATCCAGACAATACAGGAGTCTGGATAAGAGACCATAAAATAGCATCAATTGGAATAGCGATAAAAAGATGGATTACCTACCATGGCCTGGCCATCAATATTTTTTATGATAAAGATGCTTTTAAAGGCATAAACCCATGCGGGCTCAATGTTAAAGTTATGACTTCGCTTGAAGAAATTCTAGGTCATAAAGTTGAGCGTTTTACTTTTGAAAAGCAACTTTCTTCGAATCTTCTTGAACTTCTTAAGATTTAA
- a CDS encoding MotA/TolQ/ExbB proton channel family protein — MRVIDYIEQGGIIMYILLALNVIGFAIMISKFFIFTKEGARTSEVTEELKNKIKSVLSGNDVNATIELAKQELSGHISSLEKGLNTVKIIASISPLLGLLGTVIGVLVAFRVMSQTGLNNPASFAQGISMALITTVGGMIVAIPHYIGHNYLLGMLDNFETKLEKELLSKVL; from the coding sequence ATGAGAGTTATTGATTATATTGAGCAGGGTGGAATCATTATGTATATTCTACTTGCTTTAAACGTCATTGGTTTTGCCATAATGATTTCTAAGTTTTTCATTTTTACTAAAGAGGGCGCGAGAACTTCTGAAGTAACTGAAGAGCTAAAGAATAAGATTAAAAGTGTTTTAAGTGGAAATGATGTCAATGCAACAATTGAACTTGCTAAACAAGAGCTATCAGGTCATATCTCTTCGCTAGAAAAAGGCTTAAATACTGTTAAGATTATTGCTTCTATTTCTCCTCTACTGGGTTTACTTGGTACTGTTATAGGTGTTCTGGTTGCTTTTAGAGTTATGTCTCAAACTGGTTTAAACAATCCTGCCTCCTTTGCGCAAGGTATCTCTATGGCCTTAATAACAACAGTAGGGGGAATGATTGTAGCAATCCCTCACTATATCGGTCATAACTATTTACTTGGAATGTTAGATAACTTTGAAACTAAGTTAGAAAAAGAACTCCTCTCTAAAGTATTATAA
- a CDS encoding biopolymer transporter ExbD, protein MKKRSREAAAPDITPLIDVVFLLLIFFMVSTVFKKDEMALLLNLPKTEKGESVQKQDKTIYIELSKSEIAYNGKKITLESMEESLKSVTKKTIPIDLRIDKDVKYDRVVQLIAKLKKYELTNVSLITDE, encoded by the coding sequence GTGAAGAAAAGATCTAGAGAAGCTGCGGCGCCAGATATTACTCCACTAATTGATGTAGTTTTCTTACTACTTATTTTCTTTATGGTTTCAACTGTTTTTAAAAAAGATGAGATGGCCCTATTACTTAACCTTCCTAAAACGGAAAAAGGTGAATCTGTCCAAAAGCAAGATAAGACAATCTACATTGAATTATCAAAGTCGGAAATTGCTTACAATGGTAAAAAAATCACTTTAGAAAGTATGGAAGAGTCTCTAAAGTCAGTTACTAAGAAAACCATACCAATCGACCTCAGAATTGATAAAGACGTTAAGTATGATAGAGTGGTTCAACTTATAGCAAAGCTGAAAAAGTATGAACTAACAAATGTGTCACTTATTACAGATGAGTAG
- a CDS encoding glycosyltransferase family 1 protein, translating to MKIGFDGKRALHNLRGLGNYSRTLIKSLDIHFPENEYLLFSHPAKSKEIMSWQEGLSHSTKVIGPQGFLSKLSPSLWRSVLLNRDLNKFDLDVYHGLSHEIPPGINKSNFLKVVTIHDLLYLKFPQNFKYIDRKVYHKKFLYSVHNADIVIAICEQTKRDIIEYLGVDEKKIYVVYQSCSADYYDTCSDDQLALIRDKYKISNDFVFHVASMEPNKNTLSIVQAFDNAKNDIEENLILVGRGGEYKERVKDYIKEKNLSNRVRILEDVPTGDLPALYQLAKLFVFPSFYEGFGIPILEAHFSRTPVITSIGSCFPESGGPDAKYIDPASVKDISNKMVEVLSDVALQKEMALKGHQFVQKFHWKNTSQALLNLYSTHL from the coding sequence ATGAAGATAGGTTTTGACGGTAAAAGAGCTCTCCATAATCTTAGAGGGCTCGGCAACTATAGTAGAACATTAATTAAAAGTTTAGATATTCACTTTCCTGAAAATGAATATCTTTTATTCTCCCATCCTGCTAAGAGTAAGGAAATAATGTCTTGGCAAGAAGGCCTAAGTCATTCAACCAAAGTAATCGGTCCACAAGGCTTTCTAAGTAAGTTGTCTCCTTCTCTTTGGAGAAGCGTTCTTTTAAATAGAGATTTGAATAAATTCGACCTAGATGTCTACCATGGCCTAAGCCATGAGATTCCACCAGGTATTAATAAATCCAACTTTTTAAAAGTAGTTACAATTCATGATCTACTTTACTTAAAGTTTCCTCAAAATTTTAAATATATTGATCGCAAGGTCTATCATAAGAAGTTTCTCTACAGTGTTCACAATGCAGATATTGTGATTGCTATTTGTGAACAAACTAAAAGAGATATAATAGAGTACCTAGGGGTTGATGAAAAAAAGATTTATGTCGTCTATCAGAGTTGCTCTGCGGACTATTACGATACTTGTTCGGATGACCAGTTAGCATTAATACGTGATAAATATAAAATCTCTAATGATTTTGTCTTCCACGTTGCCTCGATGGAGCCAAACAAGAACACTCTGTCCATTGTTCAAGCATTTGACAACGCTAAAAACGATATTGAAGAAAACCTTATACTCGTCGGTAGAGGAGGAGAGTATAAAGAGAGGGTGAAAGATTATATTAAAGAAAAAAATCTTTCTAATAGAGTAAGGATCTTAGAAGACGTTCCGACTGGTGATCTTCCTGCACTATATCAACTAGCAAAACTATTTGTTTTTCCAAGCTTTTATGAAGGATTTGGTATTCCAATCTTAGAGGCCCATTTTTCAAGAACTCCTGTAATTACTTCTATTGGAAGTTGTTTCCCTGAATCAGGAGGACCTGATGCCAAGTATATTGACCCAGCGAGTGTTAAAGATATATCTAATAAGATGGTTGAAGTCCTAAGTGATGTAGCACTACAAAAAGAAATGGCCCTAAAGGGCCATCAATTTGTTCAGAAATTTCATTGGAAGAATACTTCTCAAGCATTATTAAATTTGTATTCTACTCATCTGTAA